TAAAGATTTTACTGTTTCTCCTTTCAACCTTCTTTCATAAATTTCTATTTTTTGTTTATTTGTTAATTTGGACATAAGAAATGCACCCTCCATCTTATTTGTCTAAGATTTTGGGTGCACTACACTTAGGGAGCTTTTTATATTATAACTTTTATCCATTTTCCTGACCTTAGTCTAGGAATAATAAAGAATATTTTTGCTATGTCTTCAGCACAAACAAACATATAAACAATCCTTATATCAGCCTTTAAATATATTGCTGAAAAGAAAGCTAGAGGAATACCAATTACCCATAAACTCATCATTTCTGTGTAAATAGCATATAGTACGTCTCCTCCACTTCTAAATGTACCTATAATTTGTAGAACTCCAAAGAACCTAATTGGAAGTACCACAGACATTATTCTTATTATATAAACAACATTGTATTCAACTGTTTTAGTTACTTTAAATAAAAGAGTAATATATGGAGCTATTAAAAAGAATATTAATCCTATTATTATCCCCATGCTTATGGTAAAAATAGAAATATTATAGGCATCTTTTTTTATTTCTTTAAAGGACATACCCTTACCTATATTATTTCCTATCATTATTGACGCTGCTATTGCAATTCCTTGGCCAAATATTAAAAATAAACTATTCATTATTAAAGCAATTTGCATAGTGGCAATTGCTTCAACACCTAGTAATGCATAGGCCTTAGAATAAAAAGTCATCCCTAGTATCCATAAAAAATCATTTGCAATTACAGGGGTAGCCTTTTGTATATAGGATTTTATCATAAAACTTGAGAATCCAAATAATTCCTTTAAAGTTGATTTAATTACATTGTCCTTAGAATAAATCATATAAGTTAAATAAAATAATTCAACTCCCCTTGCAAAGGTTGTTCCTATTGCTGCTCCTGAAACTCCCATTGGAGGTACACCTAATTTCCCAAAAATAAATATATAATTGAGTATTCCATTGAAAAATAATCCTATAATACTTCCTTTCATAGGAAGGGATGTTTGTCCTGTACTTCTTAAACAAGTTTGAATACTAACAGATATAGCTGTTAGTATATAACTTAAAGATACATACTTTAAATATCCAACACCTAGGGATATTACTTTAGCATCACTTGTGAATATTCTAATTATATACTTAGGATATACCATTGCACCTATGGCAAATAATATTGAAAAACCAACTGCTGAAATTAAAGATAATCCTAAATATTTTTTTATGTTTTTTATTTCTTTTCTTCCCCAAAACTGTGACATGAATATTCCTGATCCAAAGGCACAACCTGTAATAGTCATAAAAAATAACAAATAATATTGATTTGCAAGACCAATTGATGCTATTTCAGAAACTCCCAAATGTCCTACCATTACATTGTCTAAAAGATTCAAGGAAGCTGTAATTAAATTTTGTAATATTATAGGTACTGCTAATATCATTAATGACTTAATGAATTTATTATTTATTTTTTTCATTATTTCTCCTTTCCTTAACAATAAAAATAGCAAGTATATGGGTTGTTTAAAGTCGCCCATCTCCTTGCATTTATATATATTAACCTTTTTTCTTTAATTAGTCAATCTTATTTAATTTTTAGTGAATTTAATAATTTTGTATAGTATTGCTATTTATTTTTTGATATAATTAATTGGTATTAAACATTATACAAAATTAATTATAATTGGAGGATATTATGGGATACAAATGTAGCGAATATGAAGTTTTGGAACTTGTATCTTTTGTTGGAAAGTTATACTTAAAAAATGGAGCTGAAGTTTACAAAACTGAAGAGATAATCTGCAATGTTGGACAACATTTTGGATATACTGTAGAGACATTTTCCACTTTAACTTGCATAGTTGTATCTCTTTCTGGAAGAGACAAGGAATATCGTTCCAAGGTAACTAGAATAAAGGCTAGGGACTTAAACATACAAAAACTTCATTTGGTTAACAAACTTACAAATGAGATAGACAAACATACTTACAAAGATTTTTACAGGGAAATTTTAAAGATAAATGACAATTATTCTTTGGAATTTCATAGATATGTAATTGGATGTGTTATTGTTGGAATCTCCTTTGGTATTGTTTTTGGAGGGGGAAAACCTGAAGCAATTATTGGGGGATTTGGAGGATTATTTTTAAGTTTGGCCACTTCACTTTTTAACAAATACAATATTAATGGGGTTCTTGTTAATATTGCAGGTAGTGCTGCTTGTACAACTGTTGCATGTACAGCAACTTATTTAGGATACACCACTAAAACATCAATTATTATTGTAGGTTGCCTTATGATTTTAGTTCCTGGTCTTGCCTTTGCTAATTCAATGAGGGATTTTATTGCAGGGGATTTAATAGCTGGAAGTTCTAGATTAATGGAAGTTATCATGGTTGCCACATCTCTTTCTGTTGGAGTTGGACTTGTTTTCAAGATTTTCACTTTAATGGGAGGTGTTATCTATTGATAATTCAATTTATATTTTCAATTTTAAGTGTTATTGGTTTTACAATTATATTTAATGTTAGGGGAAAAATTGCATTCTGGTCTGCTATTGGAGGGGGAATTGGTTGGGTAATATATTTATTTACTAAAGAAATTGGTTTTTCCCTTGGAGTTTCCTTTTTTCTAGCTGGAGCTTGGATAACATTTGTATCCCAATTAATTGCAATATACTTTAAAACCCCTGTTACTTCAGCTTTAATTCCAACATTAACCCCTCTTGTTCCAGGGGGAGGAGCCTATTATACAATGTTTTATCTTTTAAATGAAAAATATGATCTTGCTTTACAAAAAGGTACAGAAACTATTGTTGTTTGTGGGGCAATTATTCTAGGGTTCCTAACTGTTTCTGAAATATTTAGACTGTATCTCTTAAGAAAAAAAAGAATAGAAAGAATAAAAAAACAGTAAATTTTAAATTTACTGTTTTTTGTTTATTTAATTACAACTTCCACAGGACAATGATCTGACCCTAGGATTTCATTGTGAATTTTAGCTGACTGTAATCTATTTTCCAAAGCTTTAGAAACCATAAAGTAGTCTATCCTCCACCCTGCATTTCTTGTTCTTGCACTGAATCTATAAGACCACCAAGAGTATTGTTCTATTGCATCTGGGTAGAAATAACGGAAGGTATCTATAAATCCATCTTCCACTAGATTAGTAAATTTTCCTCTTTCTTCATCTGTAAATCCTGCATTTTTTTTGTTTGCCTTGGGGTTTTTCAAATCTATTTCCTTGTGAGCAACATTTAAGTCACCACAGAAAATAACTGGCTTTGATTTTTCTAAATTTTTCAAATATGATTTAAAATCATCTTCCCAAGTCATTCTATATTCTAATCTTTCCAATTTAGTTTTAGAATTTGGAGTGTATATAGTTACAAAATAAAAATCCTCATATTCTGCTGTGATTATTCTTCCTTCTTTATCATGTTCTTCTATGTCCATTCCATATGTAACTTTCAAAGGTTTTTTCTTTGTAAAAAGTGCTGTTCCAGAATAACCTTTTCTCTCTGCATAATTCCAATATTGATAATAACCTTCAAGTTCTAAATCAATTTGTCCCTCTTGTAATTTTGTTTCTTGAAGACAGAATATATCTGCATCTACCTCATTGAAAAAATCTAAAAATCCTTTTTTTACACAAGCTCTAATCCCGTTCACATTCCATGAAATAAATTTCATATTCCCTCCTAGTAATTTATAAGTTAAAATATTTATTCAAGTAATTTCCAACTCCGCTATTTTCATTGGAATCTGTTCTTTCTTTGATCTTGTTTTTAACTACGTCCTTTGCATTTTTAACAGCTATTGGTAATCCTGCTTCCTCTAGCATTGCTAAATCATTTTCATTATCTCCAAAAGCCATTATATTAGCAAGGGGAATTTTACAATCTTCTGATACTATCTTCAAGGCATTTCCCTTGTTACATTGAATATTTACAATATCCATTATATTATCCCCTGAAACAAATACATTAACAACATTTGAGTACTTATCTTCCACATAGTCCCTTAAATTTTTTAGATAATTTAAGTCCCCATAAAAAACCATTTTCTCAAAATCCCTTACAACAACATTTTTTTTGTCCTCATTTGAAATAAAATTAAAATTTCTTTTTTCAAGGGCAAATTCCTTATAATATTCTGTATCAAGTTGAGAATAGCAGATATCCTTTCCTGCTGTTCCACTATAGTTTATATTCATTTTAGTGGCTCTTTGTAAAATATCAAGGGAAATGTCCCTGTCCACTGTTTTTTTATAAATTATTTTCCCATCCTTATAAATTTTAGCTCCATTTAAACAAATATAGTAATTTATATTTGTAATATCCCTTGTTAAGTCCTTTATACTAGTATAATCCCTTCCTGAAGCTACTACAAATTCTATACCTTTTTCTATTAAAGTATTTACTGCTTTTTTGTTTATTTCACTAACCTCTTTATTTTTATTTACAAAGGTTCCATCTAAATCTGTAACTACTAATTTTATATTTTTATTTTTCATGATCCCTCTTTTCTTAAACTTTATAGTATAATTTTACCATATTATTAAAATTTCTTCTATATTTTTAAAATTTTTCCTTGATACTTTTATTTATTAATTGTATACTAGGGGTAGTCTTTTTTATAAAAAGGCTACATTTTAGAGGAGGAATGTATGGGGTGTTATTTAAATTTAAAAGAAAAGGCCTATGACCTTATTAAGCATAAAATTATGAATATTGATTTTAAACCTGGAGACTATTTAGAGGAAAAGAAACTAAGTGAACTACTTGATGTTAGTAGAACCCCTATTAGAGAAGCTCTAGCAAGACTAGAATCTGAAATATGGATTACAAGTTTACCTAGAAAAGGAATGTTTGTAACTCAAGTTGATGAAAATATGTTAAACAGTATTTTCCAAGCTAGAAAGAATTTTGAACCAATTATTTTAAAAATGGCTTTTTCAAATCTGTCAGAAATAAAATTAAAAATTTTTAAAAAAAGATTTGAAGTTTATAACTCTCTATCTCAAGAGGAAAGGGATAAATTAGATAATGATCTTCATTTATATTTTTTAAATTCTGTTGACAATGTATTTGTAAAATCTATGATGAACACAACATTTGAACACCTTATTAGAGTAAGAAAAATTTCCTTTGATAAGAGAAGTATGGAAAGAATATATACATCAAATGATGAACATATTCATATTATTGATTTAATATTAGAAGGAAAAAAGGAAGAAGCTATTAAAGCCTTTGAAGAACATATAGAAAATTCATATATTTATTATCTTGGATTACTATTTTAATAAGAAAGACCTTGGCCTAAAGCCAAGGTCTTTTATCTTATTTGTTTATTTTTTCATTCATTTTGTATAAAGTGTATATTCCTCTAATACTTAATCTAGAACTACAAATATTTATTTCCTCTACCTTTTCTCCCATTATTTTACTAAGACCACCAGTTGCAATTACAAAGAAATCTTCTCCAACTTCCTCTTTTATTTTTTCAATAAGATATTTAACTTGCCCTATATATCCGTTAAATATTGCACATTGAATTTGTTCAACTGTATCCTTTCCTAAAACAGTATCTATTTCACAATAGTCAACCTTTGGAATTCTTGCAGTTCTTCCAAATAATGCATTAAAAGTAGTTCTTATTCCAGGAAATATTCCCCCACCAATATAAACATTCTTTTTTAAAACTTCATAGGTTGTAGCTGTCCCAAAATCAAATATAATAAGATTCCTATCTGGATATTCCTTTAGAGCTTGTACTATATCTATTATTCTATCTGGTCCCATTCCCTTTGAATTGTTTCCCTCTTCAAAGACAAAGGGTAAATGTTTATCCATATCAACTATGAATATGTCAATATTAAAATATTTTTTTGCAAAAAATTTCAACATTTGAGTTACCATAGGTACAACAGATGAAACCATCATTCCCTTTATTTCATCTATTTGAATTTCATTAACCTCAAGCATACTTTTAAAAAAAGTAAAAAATTCATCCTCTGTAGTTTTTTCATCAGTTGACTTTCTAAAAGTTTCCAAAACAAACCCGTCATTTCTAAGTATACTGGTACACATATGAGTGTTTCCCACATCAAAAACTATATACATTAATTATCCTCACTTTTATTACAAAATTTTATCAGCCATTTCTTTAGCTAGGGCCTTTAATCTAGTTATTATCTCTTCAGTTGGAGCTCCCTTTGCTTCAACTGATTCTCCTACTTTTTCAATTCCCTTTGTTTCTTGTGCAAATTTTTCTAAACCTTTAACTCCTCCACCGCTCCACATCATATTTCCAAATATTCCTAAATATCTATTTTTAACTCCATAGTTATTTAATTTTGATATTAGTGGTATCATTTTAGGATAAACAGCTCCATTGTGAGCACAGCTTCCTAGGATAAGTCCTTGATATTTCCAAACTTCCCCTATAATTACTGAGGAATCTGTTTTAGAAACATCATATACTCTAACATTTTTAATTCCACATCTAAATAATTCCTTAGCCACTATTTCTGCCATTTTTTCTGTATTCCCATACATACTTCCATAGGCTACTATAACTCCCTTTTCTTCAGGAATAAAATTTCCCCAATCAGAATAAAGTTTAATAACTCCAGGAATTTTATTTCTCCACAAAAGACCATGAGATGGACAAATGTAGTCTATTTCCAACTGTGACAACTTTGAAATAGCTTTATTTACTTGCATTCCATATTTTCCTATTATGTTTGCATAATATCTTCTCATTTCAGCTCTAAAGTCATTAAAATCAACTTCATCATCAAATAGCCCTCCATTTAAAGTTCCAAAACCTCCAAAGGCATCATTTGAAAATAATATTTTTTCTGTTTTATCGTAAGTTACCATTGATTCTGGCCAATGTACCATTGGAATAGTTGCAAAACCTAATTTATGAGTTCCTAAATCCAATTCAAACTCTTCATTTACACATAAAAATTTACTTTCATCAAAATCATGATAAAAAGCCTTTATCATTCTTAAAGTCATTTTATTTCCCACTATTTTAACTTCTGGAAATAAATTTATAATTTCTTCCATTGCCCCTGAATGATCTGGTTCCATATGATTAACAATTAAATAATCAATTTTTTTGTCACCTATTACATATTTTACTTTATTTAAAAACTCTATACTTGATCCTGATTCAACTGTATCTATTAAGCAAACCTTCTCATCATCTATTATATAAGAATTATATGTTACCCCGTGAGGTAATGGTAAATAATTTTCAAATCTTTCAGTTTTTCTATCATTTACCCCTATCCAATATATATCTTTTCCTATTATTTTCCTCAAATTCATCTAATCCCCCTTTATAGTATTAAGCAAATTTCCTTTACACTTAGGTAAATTCTATATCATTTTAAAATTTTTTACAATATTTTTCTACTATTTTTTTAAATAATTCAAATATTAACCATAAAATGATATAATCTAGGATATATTATATTAAATACGTATAAACTTTAAAGGAGATAAAATGAACCCTATACTATTTTCACTTGGAAAAATTAAAATAACTTATTATGGTCTTATGTATGCAATATCTTTTTTACTTGGAATTGAAATTGCAAAAAAATATGGAGAGAAAAAAGGTCTTTCCCCTGAAGCAATAGAAAATTATGCATTTATTGCTATGATATCAGGATTGATTGGAGGAAGAATATACTATGTGATTTTTAACTTAGATTATTATCTTGCTTATCCTGGGGATATTTTAGCTGTATGGAAGGGTGGTATGGCCATTCACGGTGGTATTTTAGGAGGTATCATTGGAACTTGTATATATGGTCGTATAAAAAAGCTAAATCCTCTTCTTTTAGGAGACTGTGTAGCTGTCCCTCTTCTTCTTGGACAGGCTATTGGTAGAATTGGTAATCTTATGAATGGAGAAATCTATGGAGTTCCAACTTTTACCCCTTTAAAATATATTTTCACATTGAAACCAAAATTTTATGAATGGTTTAACTACTATAATTCTTTGTCAGTTGATGGAAAGGGAGCATTTAAAGAGCTTGTACCTTGGGGACTTGTTTTTCCAAATTCTTCCCCTGCTGGAACTGAATTTCCAAATTTACCTTTGCATCCTGCAATGTTATATGAACTTGTATTAAATTTAATTGGAGTTTTATTCCTTTGGTTCTTTTTAAGAAAAAAGAATTATAAAACTGGAACATTGTGGTGTAGTTATATAATAATTTACAGTATTATTAGAACATTTGTTAGTTTCTTTAGAGCTGAAGATCTAATGTTTTATGGATTTAGAGCCCCCCATGTAATAAGTGTTGTATTAATAATTATATCTAGTTTATTAATATATAAGATAAACAAAAAAAATAAAAATTAGGAGGATGTATGAAAAAAGTTTTACTATCCATTGTTTTAGGTCTATCCCTTATAGGATGTTCATCTTTAAAATCTGTGCCAAATAAAAAAATCTTGGGAAAAAGTTATGTTTTAAGTTCTTCTTCTAAAGATTATAAAATTTCCCTTAACTTTGCAGAGGATAATTTCTTTGGATATTCTGGAGTTAATAATTATTTTGGAAAATATGAAGTTCAAGGAAATAATCTTAAATTTGACGCCATTGGTTCTACATTAATGAGTGGTCCAACTAAGGCAATGAATGCTGAAATTGATTACTTAAATTCTTTAGGTGAAGTTAATTCCTTTTATTTTTACAAAGAACAGTTAGTTTTAAAAACTATCAATGGAAAAAAATTATTGTTTAATGAAATTAAAGATTAATAAAAAAGGTTGTTACTATGTAACAACCTTTTCTTTTATAATTTTTTTGCCTTTTCAAGGGCACTGTTAATATTAGTAACAAAATTATCTGCACCTATTTTCTCAACATATCCAGCTTTTAATAGGGCTCTATAAGGTTGAGGTTGAATATCTGAAATAACTATCTTTATATTATCCTCTTTACATTTATTGATAAATCCCTTTATAACCTTCATTACAGAAATATCTATAGCTCCAACTGAACGCATTCTAATAATTATTACCCTTGTATTTTTATCAGGTAATATTTTTAAAAATGTCTCTGCTGCTGCAAAAAACATTGGTCCTTCAATTTCATAAACTAATATATCCTTTGGAATATTATGAAAATTTTCTGTATCCATTTCAGTTTCAGTCCAACGACGAACCTTTGTTTCATCAACCATTCTCTTCATAAATAATAGAGAACTTAAGATTAATCCAACTTCTATTGCTATAACTAAATCAAAGACAATAGTTAATAAGAAAGTCATTAAAAATACGGCTATATCTGATTTTGGAGCTCTTTTTAAAATACCAACACATTCTCTCCACCCTGACATATTATATGCAACTATAAATAAAATTGCTGCAATTGTTGCCATTGGTATTAAAGCTGCATAGGGCATTAGAATAACTAAAATTAGAAACAATACTATTGCATGAACCATTGCTGCAATAGGGGAACGTCCTCCATTTTTAACATTTGCAGCTGTTCTTGCTATGGCACCTGTTGCTGGTATTCCACCAAATAATCCAGAAGCTATATTTCCAAGACCTTGACCTATTAATTCTGAATTAGAATCATGTTTCCCCCCTATCATTCCATCTGAAACTACACATGATAGCAAAGATTCTATTGAGGCTAATATAGCTATTGTAAAGGCACTGGGTAATAATTCTGTTATCATATTTATACTAACTGTAGGTAGTTTAAATGTTGGTAAACTTGCTGAAACATTGTACAGTGAACCTATGGTATTTATATTTAAATCTAAAACTTTAACTATTAAAGCTGTGAAAATTACAGCTACTAAACTCCCTGGTATTCTTTCATTTATTTTAGGCCAAAAAATTAAAATAATTAATGCTAAAATTCCAATTCCCAGGCTTTCCTTTTTAAGAGTACTTAGGTTTAAAATAATTTCATATACTTTGTCTAGGGACTCTATAGGTGAATTTTTAAAAGTTAAACCTAAGAAATCCTTAACTTGTCCAATAATAATTGTTATTGCAATACCTGCTGTAAAACCTGTTACTATTGTGTATGGAATGTATTTTATTAATATCCCCATTTTAAATACTCCCATAAGTATTAAAATAATCCCTGCTAGTATAGTGGCCACAACTAGCCCATCCATACCCTTAGTTGCAACTATTCCTGCAACTATAGTTGCAAATGCTGCTGTTGGCCCACTAACTTGAACCCTTGATCCTCCAAAGGTTGCAATTACAAAACCTGCAACTATTGCTGTGTAAAGTCCTTCCTTTGGCCCAACCCCTGAAGCTAAAGCTAAAGCTATTGACAAAGGTAGAGCTATTATGGCAACTATCACCCCTGCTATAATATCCTTTATAAATTCTTCCTTTGAATACCCCCTTAAAGCTGTTAATAATTTTGGTGTATAGCCTATCATTTCCCTGTATCCTCTCCCTTTTTTATTTTTTGAATAAACTATGCCATTATACTACTTTATAAGGATTTTTAAAAGTTATTTTATAACAAAAAAAGCTATCTTCAAAATCTAAAGATAGCTTTTCCATTAAATTTATTTTTTTGATTGTATATATTCATCTATTGCAACTGCTGCTTTTTTACCAGCTCCCATTGCAAGAATAACTGTTGCTGCACCTGAAACTGCGTCTCCCCCTGCAAATATTCCAGCTCTTGAAGTTTGTCCATTATCATCAGCAATTATTCCATTCCATTTATTAATCTCTAAATTCTTAGTTGTAGAAGGGATTAATGTATTTGAAGAAGTTCCCAAAGCCATTATTACAGTATCCACATCCATTATAAATTCTGAATTTTCAACTTCAATAAATGAAGCTCTTCCTGAGGCATCCTTTTCCCCAAGTCTTGTTCTAATACATCTCATTCCAATTACATTTCCATCTTTGTCCCCTAGAATTTCCTTTGGTAAAGTTAATTCATCAATTATAACTCCCTCTTCCTTTGCATGATGAACTTCCTCTAATCTAGCTGGGAAATCCTGTTCACTTCTTCTATATACAATGTGAGCCTCTGCACCTAGTCTTTTACCAGTTCTAACAGAATCCATTGCAACATTTCCTCCACCAATAACTGCTACTTTTTTACCTATTCTTACTGGTGTTCTATATTCCTCCTTGTATGCTTTCATTAAGTTTACTCTAGTTAAAAATTCGTTTGCAGAAAAAACTCCATTTAAGTTTTCCCCAGGTATATTCATAAATCTAGGAAGTCCTGCTCCACTACCTATGAATACAGCTTGAAAACCTTCTTTATCTAAAAGTTTTTCAATAATAGTTGTTCTTCCTATTATTTCATTTGTTGAAATTTTAACTCCTAGTTTTTTAATATTTTCTATTTCCCTTTGAACAACATCATCCTTTGGCAATCTAAATTCAGGTATACCATATGTTAAAACTCCACCAGTTTTGTGTAAAGCTTCAAAAATTGTCACATCATAACCTATTTTAGCCAAATCTCCAGCAACTGTTAACCCTGCAGGACCACTACCAACAACTGCAACTTTTTTATTATTTTTTTCTAAAACTTCTATGTCTATAGGGTTATTTAACATATAATCCCCTACAAATTTTTCTAACTTACCTATTGCTACAGGTTCCCCTTTTATTCCTAGTATACATTTTCCTTCACATTGAACTTCCTGTGGACAAACTCTACCACAAACTGCAGGAAGAGAAGTATATTTCATTAGAATTTTTCCAGCCTCTTTAATATTTCCCTTTTTAACCTCTTGGATAAATCCAGGAATATCTATTGAAACAGGACATCCTAAAACACATAGGGGATTTTTACAATTTAGACATCTAGAAGCTTCTTCCATTGCCTCTTGTAAATTATACCCATAGGTAACTTCTTTAAAATTAGTTGCTCTTACTTTTGGATCTTGCTCCCTTGCAGGAACTCTTCCCTTTGGTTTTTTAATGTTTTCAACTTGTATTTCTTCATGATCTTCATGATCATGTCCCATTGGGCAATCATCTGCTGAGTGAGTAGCTCCATCTTCTTTAACTAAAGAATCTCTTCCCTCTTGAGTTTTATACATTAATTGTCTTCTCATTGCCTCATCAAAGTCAACCTTGTGTCCATCAAATTCTGGCCCATCAACACAGGCAAATTTTATTTCATTTCCTATCCTAACTCTACAAGCTCCACACATTCCTGTTCCATCAACCATTAATGTATTTAAACTTACAACAGTTGGAATGTTGTATTCCTTTGTTTTTATACATACAAATTTCATCATTATCATAGGACCTATTGCAACAACATAGTCATAGTGTTTTCCTTTGTTTTTAATAAGGTCATCTAATACATTTGTTACTAGTCCCTTATATCCATAAGTTCCATCATCAGTTGCAATGTAAACATTTTCTGCAACTTTTTTCATTCTATCTTCCAATATAACTACATCTTTAGTTTTAGCTCCTATTATAACATCTGCCTTTAATCCATTTTCATTGAACCATTTTACTTGAGGATAAATTGGAGCAGTTCCAACTCCACCAGCTATAAATAAAACTTTTTTGTCCTTTAGTTCTTCAATATTTTCATGTAAGAACTCGCTTTCTCTTCCAAGGGGTCCCACAACATCTTGGAAATAATTTCCCTCTTCTAATTTTGCCATTTCCTCTGTACTTTTCCCCACTACAAAGAAAACTATAGTAACTGTTCCTTTAATTTTATCATAATCACAAATAGTTAAAGGTATTCTCTCTCCAAACTCGTTTATTTTAACAATTAGAAATTGTCCTGGTTTAGCAGAAGAGGATAGTTTTTTAGCCTCTATTTCCATAAGACATATCTTTTCACTTAACCATTCTTTTTTTAGTATTTTAAACATTTTTCCTCCTCTATATAAACTTCTTGTATTTAATTTTATTAACATTTTT
This genomic window from Fusobacterium sp. IOR10 contains:
- a CDS encoding MATE family efflux transporter; the encoded protein is MKKINNKFIKSLMILAVPIILQNLITASLNLLDNVMVGHLGVSEIASIGLANQYYLLFFMTITGCAFGSGIFMSQFWGRKEIKNIKKYLGLSLISAVGFSILFAIGAMVYPKYIIRIFTSDAKVISLGVGYLKYVSLSYILTAISVSIQTCLRSTGQTSLPMKGSIIGLFFNGILNYIFIFGKLGVPPMGVSGAAIGTTFARGVELFYLTYMIYSKDNVIKSTLKELFGFSSFMIKSYIQKATPVIANDFLWILGMTFYSKAYALLGVEAIATMQIALIMNSLFLIFGQGIAIAASIMIGNNIGKGMSFKEIKKDAYNISIFTISMGIIIGLIFFLIAPYITLLFKVTKTVEYNVVYIIRIMSVVLPIRFFGVLQIIGTFRSGGDVLYAIYTEMMSLWVIGIPLAFFSAIYLKADIRIVYMFVCAEDIAKIFFIIPRLRSGKWIKVII
- a CDS encoding threonine/serine exporter ThrE family protein — encoded protein: MGYKCSEYEVLELVSFVGKLYLKNGAEVYKTEEIICNVGQHFGYTVETFSTLTCIVVSLSGRDKEYRSKVTRIKARDLNIQKLHLVNKLTNEIDKHTYKDFYREILKINDNYSLEFHRYVIGCVIVGISFGIVFGGGKPEAIIGGFGGLFLSLATSLFNKYNINGVLVNIAGSAACTTVACTATYLGYTTKTSIIIVGCLMILVPGLAFANSMRDFIAGDLIAGSSRLMEVIMVATSLSVGVGLVFKIFTLMGGVIY
- a CDS encoding threonine/serine exporter family protein, with the translated sequence MIIQFIFSILSVIGFTIIFNVRGKIAFWSAIGGGIGWVIYLFTKEIGFSLGVSFFLAGAWITFVSQLIAIYFKTPVTSALIPTLTPLVPGGGAYYTMFYLLNEKYDLALQKGTETIVVCGAIILGFLTVSEIFRLYLLRKKRIERIKKQ
- a CDS encoding exodeoxyribonuclease III; translation: MKFISWNVNGIRACVKKGFLDFFNEVDADIFCLQETKLQEGQIDLELEGYYQYWNYAERKGYSGTALFTKKKPLKVTYGMDIEEHDKEGRIITAEYEDFYFVTIYTPNSKTKLERLEYRMTWEDDFKSYLKNLEKSKPVIFCGDLNVAHKEIDLKNPKANKKNAGFTDEERGKFTNLVEDGFIDTFRYFYPDAIEQYSWWSYRFSARTRNAGWRIDYFMVSKALENRLQSAKIHNEILGSDHCPVEVVIK
- a CDS encoding HAD family hydrolase — translated: MKNKNIKLVVTDLDGTFVNKNKEVSEINKKAVNTLIEKGIEFVVASGRDYTSIKDLTRDITNINYYICLNGAKIYKDGKIIYKKTVDRDISLDILQRATKMNINYSGTAGKDICYSQLDTEYYKEFALEKRNFNFISNEDKKNVVVRDFEKMVFYGDLNYLKNLRDYVEDKYSNVVNVFVSGDNIMDIVNIQCNKGNALKIVSEDCKIPLANIMAFGDNENDLAMLEEAGLPIAVKNAKDVVKNKIKERTDSNENSGVGNYLNKYFNL
- a CDS encoding GntR family transcriptional regulator encodes the protein MGCYLNLKEKAYDLIKHKIMNIDFKPGDYLEEKKLSELLDVSRTPIREALARLESEIWITSLPRKGMFVTQVDENMLNSIFQARKNFEPIILKMAFSNLSEIKLKIFKKRFEVYNSLSQEERDKLDNDLHLYFLNSVDNVFVKSMMNTTFEHLIRVRKISFDKRSMERIYTSNDEHIHIIDLILEGKKEEAIKAFEEHIENSYIYYLGLLF
- a CDS encoding type III pantothenate kinase, whose protein sequence is MYIVFDVGNTHMCTSILRNDGFVLETFRKSTDEKTTEDEFFTFFKSMLEVNEIQIDEIKGMMVSSVVPMVTQMLKFFAKKYFNIDIFIVDMDKHLPFVFEEGNNSKGMGPDRIIDIVQALKEYPDRNLIIFDFGTATTYEVLKKNVYIGGGIFPGIRTTFNALFGRTARIPKVDYCEIDTVLGKDTVEQIQCAIFNGYIGQVKYLIEKIKEEVGEDFFVIATGGLSKIMGEKVEEINICSSRLSIRGIYTLYKMNEKINK
- a CDS encoding FprA family A-type flavoprotein; amino-acid sequence: MNLRKIIGKDIYWIGVNDRKTERFENYLPLPHGVTYNSYIIDDEKVCLIDTVESGSSIEFLNKVKYVIGDKKIDYLIVNHMEPDHSGAMEEIINLFPEVKIVGNKMTLRMIKAFYHDFDESKFLCVNEEFELDLGTHKLGFATIPMVHWPESMVTYDKTEKILFSNDAFGGFGTLNGGLFDDEVDFNDFRAEMRRYYANIIGKYGMQVNKAISKLSQLEIDYICPSHGLLWRNKIPGVIKLYSDWGNFIPEEKGVIVAYGSMYGNTEKMAEIVAKELFRCGIKNVRVYDVSKTDSSVIIGEVWKYQGLILGSCAHNGAVYPKMIPLISKLNNYGVKNRYLGIFGNMMWSGGGVKGLEKFAQETKGIEKVGESVEAKGAPTEEIITRLKALAKEMADKIL
- the lgt gene encoding prolipoprotein diacylglyceryl transferase, coding for MNPILFSLGKIKITYYGLMYAISFLLGIEIAKKYGEKKGLSPEAIENYAFIAMISGLIGGRIYYVIFNLDYYLAYPGDILAVWKGGMAIHGGILGGIIGTCIYGRIKKLNPLLLGDCVAVPLLLGQAIGRIGNLMNGEIYGVPTFTPLKYIFTLKPKFYEWFNYYNSLSVDGKGAFKELVPWGLVFPNSSPAGTEFPNLPLHPAMLYELVLNLIGVLFLWFFLRKKNYKTGTLWCSYIIIYSIIRTFVSFFRAEDLMFYGFRAPHVISVVLIIISSLLIYKINKKNKN